The DNA segment ATTAGTGACTAAGAAAATCAACGGTTAAGTCAATGACTAGTAtcattaattttatatcaattttccTCGTTATTGAACCTGAAAAACTCgaaatctataaatttaaatcCTAACTTTGAGTGAAAACGATTTCCAGCGATGGAAAAGACGATTTCCGGTGATGAGAGAGAAAATCCGACCCAATCACGGAAACAAATATCATCGGAGATCGCCTTTTCCATCGCCAAAAATCGTCTTCATTCAAAATTGGGGTTTGAATTTGAGAATTTTGAGTTTTTCAGGTTTAATGGCAAAGATGATCGATATAAAAGTAACGAGTATCGTATGGTTGACTTTTTCAGTCACCAATTTGCCAAGTAAACTATTAGTTGGAGAATAAAATCGTGCAAACAATACTTTGATATTAAACTTGCGTATTTcaaatagttaaatatttaaatactcaTTTTCCCagtgtttaagagattatttcaccatttaatttgttttacaaatGTGATATCTGGGGGGCCTGGCCCAATAGAAAACACATGGGCCTTTATACATAGATAGACGCATAGGAGGAGGTTGCGGCAGGTTTAACCCTAAGTCTCTTATCGGCAGCAAAATTTTCCACGAAGAGGCTTCTCCTATTTTCTTGCTCGCAGAGTCGAACCATGTCCACGGGCACCGACGAAACGATGGACAGACTTTTCCCCAAGCCACAGAGAAAAGAGATGTGTAAGATCGATCCCTTTCTCGAAATTGTTTGTCCATAATGATTAGATTTCATCCGATCCATTTGTCATAATAAAATTTCGTTCGTACATGTGATTAATTAGACATAGAGTAGATTTCTTCTGATCGACCTGTTAGATTATTGACAAAATTTCTTGTTTTcacgaaatttttattttttgtttcataagtGTGTCTTGATATTCCTTCTACTCGCAGTGCGCTCCACGTATGTTATGTTCGACGCGGAGGATTTCTCAATCCCTGATCCTCTTTTGTTTAAAAAGAATATCGTAACAGCTATTGAGAAAGAAGGTTATCGAGGGCGGATTAAAATCAACGGTTACTTTGGCCTAAAGATAACCATCCCCCAAGATTTGCTTGACCAATATTTGGAAGCCGGAATTTATTCCAAAATATTTGAAGGTGTTTTACGCTTTACTTACCCCTCTTCTCTCACTATCTTTCtatctctttgtttttcttcctttttatgtatatatatgttgatcttACTATTCCAGGGGACAGAGTTGCTCGAATGAACATGATGTTAGTGGAGCTTCTTTTCTGGGCAATGAGCCATTATCCTGCAGGAACAAATGTGCTGATAAtcacaaaaaaccaaaaaatcctAGAAGAACACAAGGTCCGGGATATTATTGAAGCTTTGGCAGTGAGAGATTTCTATTTTGCCATTGAACATCCTGATACCTTCTTTCCGCCAGCAGCATGTGCCGAAAGTTCTGAGCTATTTATTCCAATAGCTACCAGAAAGAGGACGTTTGATGGATGAATAACTAACTCAAGACTTTATTAATATGATGATGTcgttttacattttattttatgagtACTTTAGCAACCTATGTGGGAAGGGTACCAAACAATTTACAAGAAATATCTTTTTCCCTATCTCTCTCGTCTGTACTATTACTCCCTCTTTTCATGATCCGACGATCTGCCTTGTTCTTAGTGAATTTTAAGCTCAAACTTATCAGTCTCCGCGGAAGAGTTGTAGAGGGGTCTCGGTGCTAGCTGTTTGTTAGCACTAAACTATCCTCGACGTGTCACATATATATGGTGCTTGCTACATATTTATCTTCTATGTATGTTTCTTCTATTCTCATCTTATCTTTTACGAGATtctaaaaaatgaatttttttttcttttccatatGCAGTTGTTTTGTGATCATCTGAAACACCCGCCCCTCCCCATTTCCAACCGGGGTTCCAGGGCGCGGGGTTTAGGACACACATGTCTATTTTCCCGACATCTCCGTGTGTCCCGTTTCTGGTCCCATGAGTTTCAGTTGCATTTCCTTCCTTACCGTTGACATTTCCACTTATAGTTCTGCAAAAAGGGGAGAGggaaaagaggggtgagtactAATACTCAGTGAGGCGATTCTAGACCAGTCTCCCCCATGAGCCTTTATACGGTTCAATGCGAAACGAGAACCGTCTAGTCACTACACTCAGTCGATGCAACCTATCAGCTAGTTATTAAGTTTCATTTCACAATCAAGCACTGTAATGAACTCAGTCATCACTCAATCATAGAATACGGTTTATTAATTAAGACTCCATTCATCCTATAACTctaggacctacacagctcaagcggaTCAACCCTCCCCTTTTCTTGCTGCGTTCCTGTGGAGCCGCCTGCCCTCGTACACTCGGCATCCGGTTCCCTTGGATGTAGTCTATACCCTTTGCAGTGTATTACGGccccttcccgccaagactcggcgtgactcaatcttaccggcgccTCTACTCTTAACCTGCcgtttttgaacgctacggccgccgcgttttcccatactccccaccagtccctcggtggttcgtattccatttctattcatttcccatactccccaccagTTCCTCGGTGGTTCGTATCACAATCATTtaactttcctttttcttatcatttcctttttcctttaacccttagactctttcttactttcctttttagacgccacccgttctcgGTGTCCCACTCAATCCATTTAACAATCATTCATTGATATCCTATCATTCATCTAACCAGACCGGTTAACAGTTCTCTTATTACCCTACGTTTAATTCCTTCTAAGCATCCTAGCTTTCAACCACAATCAAGAATAGTTCATCAACCAATCACTCATTCATCATTCAATCAACACAAACAATCCATTTACTGTCCTTAATCAGTACGAGCGTTCTTATGCAGTATGATCTATCAACCTAACATCAATCAGGATCTAAACCATCCTAATTCCTCATTCAACGGTATAAAAGAACATGAACAAGATCTGGAATAGAACACCTCACCTTAGCCAAGTtctggatctggatctgagAATAAGAGGTAAGAGAAACGGGATCTGAGATCTATGACACCACGCGGCCACCACCACCTCTCGCGGTTGctcacggcgaggagagagagacgcgaccgggagagagagagaggagagaaggagtcgcggcgaggagagagagagaagagagacgcggcgaagagagagaaagaggagagagacgGCGCGGGAAAGAGAGAAGGAGTCGACGGCTAGGGCTTCCAGTCTCCGGGAATTCTCTGCAGGGCTTCGCTTCTAGTTTTCTGATGAGAGAAAAAGAAGTGGAGGCTTGTTTTTATAGGGGAAGAGGTTgggaaaaccctagggttttctAATTGGGCTGCAGAGAACCCAttagcatttaaaaattttaactgGGCTGGTTTTGGGgtgttacaattctccccctcTTATTCGAAATCCGTCCCGAATTCCAAATCTTCAGTTCGAACTTAACATCCCAAAACTGGGGTGAGTTTCCAAACACAAACAAGGGAAGCACGAAATGACATCCTACTTGCTCAAGATCATTTAAAACCAAcaatgaatttaataaatgaaatggAGTAGGACTACAACGAATAAATAGGTCTCAAGGTATCGCCAAAATCTGCGAATAACCTTACAACAAGAAATGGAAAGCTAAAACCAATACGGAAGGAAGAAAAACCGTGTCCTACTCCTACTAGCTGACTCAGAAATCACATCTAGCCACTTCGTACTGGAGACTTCTGCTCCCCTTCCGGCTTAGGACCAGCCGCGTGGCCACTCCCTGTCGACGACGCCGGCTCCTCTTCCCACTCTGAGTCTTCCGATGGATCCTCCTCCACCTCTACGTCCTCTTCAGAGCTCGAGATGGCGACGACCCGACGAGTAAGTGTCCGTTCAGCCTCCATTGCCTGACCGGCCATCCGGTTCACCAAGGCGAATTCCCATGGTTCCAACACACCAATCAGCTTGCCCCGAATCTCCTCGCGGAGTCCTGCCTTATACCACCGGCACCAATCCTCCGCTGTCTTGGGCTTGCATCTTTTGGCTGACTCCAGGAATTCCTCTGTGTACTCCCGGACTGAGCGCGGTCCTTGCCTGGCCTGCGTCAATGTTCCACACCGACATATTCCGGTTATGCTCCTCAGACTCTCTGCATCAATGCTCGGAATCTTCCTTGGGCGTCCACGTTTCCTCGTTGGTACACTGTCCTCCATCCTGATCGGTCCCGGACCTGCCCTGGTCGGTCCCGTCTTCCTGGGGCGCCCTCGGCCCCTTGTGGGCGGCGTCGTGTCAACTTCAGGTGCAAACTGGAAAGTACTCTGACCCTGGTACAATCGCCTGTACTCGGCTGCCCGCTGGAAATGGGGCATCAAAATCCGACGCCTCACGGTCGTCTCCTGGATGGGGGCGTTCGGCGGCTCCGCGAACTCCATTTCCTCTTCGTCTGGGAAGAGTGCAGGTACCACATCGCCCCAAGCGTCACGGTAGGGCTTGCGGGCGTAAGCCCTTGTCCCTTTTGGTCCATAGCGCATGCGTCTTTCTCCGAGCTCGTGATGCACTGGTGAAAACATCCTTCAGCGTAAAAACAAAGACCTGATCAGAACATAATAGTAGTCATGCGTAGATGGCAGTTTTCAATCAATTCTCAAACTAGAGCTGCTTTAACAGACAATATCCCCAGTGTGGTTCTTATCATCCCTTTTTCTTGAAACACCCGCCCCAAGATGATCCTTTTTACAGTCAACCCTTTTTTCCTAAGAAGATCTCATATCCTTATTAGCATTTTGCATTCTGCTCCAAGATGACTCTCCATCATCCATTTTACCCCAAGATGATCATCC comes from the Brassica napus cultivar Da-Ae chromosome A7, Da-Ae, whole genome shotgun sequence genome and includes:
- the LOC106402443 gene encoding uncharacterized protein LOC106402443, whose product is MSTGTDETMDRLFPKPQRKEMLRSTYVMFDAEDFSIPDPLLFKKNIVTAIEKEGYRGRIKINGYFGLKITIPQDLLDQYLEAGIYSKIFEGDRVARMNMMLVELLFWAMSHYPAGTNVLIITKNQKILEEHKVRDIIEALAVRDFYFAIEHPDTFFPPAACAESSELFIPIATRKRTFDG